The proteins below come from a single Salvelinus fontinalis isolate EN_2023a unplaced genomic scaffold, ASM2944872v1 scaffold_0132, whole genome shotgun sequence genomic window:
- the LOC129843409 gene encoding stonustoxin subunit beta-like, producing MSLSGGHDTKAKSVEHGGENTMKPGLRKYACDLTLDPNTVFRYSFLSDGNKTVTHMGKYHPYPDHPERFEHCGEVLCRESLTGRCYWEAEWSGGEADIGVTYKGISRREGGDDCWLGWNDKSWSLRCSDNRYRAWHNKIPTTIDVRPSSSHRVGVYLDWPAGTLSFYRASSDTLTHLITFTSSFTEPLYPGFHLWGQGVSASLCQTQHDVSL from the exons atgagtctctctgggggacATGACACCAAAGCTAAGAG tgtggaacatggtggagagaacacaatgaaacctgggcttagaaaat atgcctgtgatctcacactggacccaaacacagtATTCAGATACAGCTTTCTGTCTGATGGTAACAAAACGGTGACACATATGGGAAAATACCATccgtatcctgatcacccagagagatttgagCACTGTGGAGAGGTGCTGTGTAGAGAGAgtctgactgggcgctgttactgggaggcagagtggagtgggggagaggctgatataggagtgacatataaaggaatcagcaggaGAGAAGGGGGTGATGACTGTTGGCTTGGATGGaatgacaagtcctggagtctgCGCTGCTCTGACAACCGCTACAGAGCCTGGCACAATAAGATTCCCACTACCATAGACGTCCGCCCCTCCAgctcccacagagtaggagtgtatctggactggccagccggcactctgtccttctatagagcctcctctgacacactgacccacctgatcacattcacctcctccttcactgagcccctctatccagggtttcATCTTTGGGGTCAGGGCGTCTCAGCGTCCCTGTGTCAAACACAACATGATGTTTCACTCTAA